In the Pseudolabrys taiwanensis genome, one interval contains:
- a CDS encoding Bug family tripartite tricarboxylate transporter substrate binding protein: MRIARLCALALAACLGWAAPAFAQDSYPNRSIKIIVPIPPGGAPDIVARLVGQYLSQSLGQPVVIENRSGANGNLAGEVAAKSPADGYTLLLAADSGIVINPHVYAKMTFDPMKDLVPISTVATNQFILAVNPKLPVKTLSEFVDYAKKANPPLSFANGGVGSQHFFAMEQLKQRAGFSLLNVTFRGGSPAMQSTVAGDTQVLFAGGESGGQFESGNLRPLAASGKERSKRYPNLPTIGETYPGYAVDIWLGLFAPAGTPAPIIAKLQKQVQEILARPDVAEKINVSGSLQPLILSPDEFAARIRSDDEKFSKLAKELNLKIE, translated from the coding sequence ATGAGGATCGCTCGACTGTGCGCGCTCGCCCTGGCCGCATGCCTCGGCTGGGCCGCACCGGCCTTCGCGCAAGACAGCTATCCGAACCGCTCGATCAAGATCATCGTGCCGATCCCACCGGGCGGCGCGCCGGACATCGTGGCGCGTCTGGTCGGACAATATCTCTCGCAGTCCCTCGGCCAGCCCGTGGTGATCGAGAACCGCAGCGGCGCCAACGGCAACCTGGCCGGCGAAGTCGCCGCGAAATCGCCGGCCGACGGCTACACGCTGCTGCTGGCCGCCGACAGCGGCATCGTCATCAACCCGCATGTCTATGCGAAGATGACGTTCGATCCGATGAAGGACCTCGTGCCGATCAGCACCGTGGCAACCAACCAGTTCATCCTGGCAGTCAATCCGAAGCTGCCGGTCAAGACGCTCTCCGAGTTCGTGGACTACGCGAAGAAGGCCAATCCGCCGCTCTCCTTCGCCAATGGCGGCGTCGGCAGTCAGCACTTCTTCGCGATGGAACAGCTCAAACAGCGCGCCGGCTTCAGCCTGCTCAACGTCACATTCCGCGGCGGCTCGCCCGCGATGCAGTCGACGGTGGCGGGCGACACGCAAGTCCTGTTCGCCGGCGGTGAGAGCGGCGGGCAGTTCGAGTCCGGCAACCTGCGCCCACTGGCCGCCAGCGGCAAGGAACGCTCCAAGCGCTACCCCAATCTGCCCACCATCGGTGAAACCTATCCAGGCTATGCCGTCGACATCTGGCTCGGCCTGTTTGCACCGGCCGGCACGCCGGCGCCGATCATCGCCAAGCTGCAGAAGCAAGTGCAGGAGATCCTCGCGAGGCCGGACGTTGCCGAAAAGATCAACGTGTCCGGCAGCCTGCAGCCGCTGATCCTGTCGCCCGACGAATTCGCGGCGCGTATCCGCAGCGATGACGAGAAGTTCAGCAAGCTCGCCAAAGAACTGAACCTCAAGATCGAGTAA
- a CDS encoding class II aldolase/adducin family protein: MTHDDIKQQLIWAGKVLVGEGQDDFTRGHISFRLPDNPSLFFMKPHSVGLDEITMENILTIDLEGNVVAGTSRRHSEVYIHSEIFKARPDVNCVLHTHPPYSIALSATGRAMRAYSQPGALFFESVGVYTDTINLIRTTGMGAGVAKALASNRAVLLKNHGVVVVGASVAETVVGVIMLENAAQVQLLTEAAGDPAPEFPRADIEKLKHDISRPEQFQINFDYLVRRAKRRA, translated from the coding sequence ATGACCCACGACGACATAAAACAACAACTGATCTGGGCGGGCAAAGTTCTCGTCGGCGAAGGACAAGACGACTTCACGCGCGGCCACATCTCGTTCCGGCTGCCCGACAACCCTTCGCTTTTCTTCATGAAGCCGCACAGCGTCGGTCTCGACGAGATCACGATGGAGAACATTCTCACCATCGACCTCGAGGGCAACGTCGTCGCCGGCACCAGCCGCCGCCACAGCGAGGTCTACATCCATTCGGAGATTTTCAAGGCGCGCCCCGACGTCAATTGCGTGCTGCACACCCACCCGCCCTATTCCATCGCGCTGTCGGCCACCGGACGCGCCATGCGCGCCTACAGCCAGCCCGGCGCCTTGTTCTTCGAGAGCGTCGGCGTCTACACGGACACCATCAATCTCATCCGCACCACCGGCATGGGCGCCGGCGTCGCCAAGGCGCTCGCATCGAACCGCGCCGTGCTGCTGAAGAATCACGGCGTGGTCGTTGTCGGCGCGAGCGTCGCCGAAACAGTGGTCGGCGTCATCATGCTGGAAAATGCCGCGCAGGTGCAGCTCCTCACGGAAGCCGCGGGCGATCCGGCGCCGGAATTTCCGCGCGCCGATATCGAGAAGCTCAAGCACGACATCAGCCGACCGGAGCAGTTTCAGATCAATTTCGACTATCTGGTGCGCCGCGCAAAGCGGCGCGCCTGA